Genomic segment of Gemmatimonadales bacterium:
CGGGGGCGTGACCGCTGCCGCCTTCGCGCCGTCGGACGGGGGCATGCTCGGCTTCGTGTTCGGCATGACCGGCGTGCAGGACGGACGACTGGTCCACTGGTCGGACCTGCTGGCGGTTCGCCCCGCGGCTCGCGATCGCGGCATCGGGCGCCGGCTCAAGCTGTTCCAGCGCTCCCTGGTGCTGCCGCTCGGCGCGACCCGGATGCTGTGGACCTTCGATCCGCTGGTGGCCCGCAACGCACAGCTCAACCTCAACGGCCTGGGCGCGACGGTGGCCGAGTACGTGCCGGACATGTACGGCCTCGATACCGGCAGCGCGCTCCACAGCGCGGTGGGCACCGATCGGTTCATCCTCTCCTGGGATCTTACCGCCACGCCGCGGGTGCCGGCGCAGGACCACGGGCTCGCCGCGCCGCCGCCCGCCCGCCTCGTGGTGAATCGGGAGGACCAGGTCGGCCGCCCCCCCACCATGCACCCGATCGACACCTTCCCCGAGGTGTACATCGCCATCCCGGGGGATATTCAGCAGGTGATCGCCGACGCGCCCGACCTGGCGCGCGCGTGGCGGGACACGACCCGCGAGGCCTTCCTCGGCTACCTGCAGCGCGGCTACCGCGTCAGCGGATTCCACCGCACCGAGGGACGCGGCTTCTACCGCCTCACCCAGGGCAGCTAGTGGGCCCGCTTCCCGCCGGTATCGCCGAGGCGTTCTCCGCAGACGAGATCGCCTGGCTCACCGCCCTCCGCCGCGACCTGCATCGGCATCCCGAGCTCTCCTGGCAGGAAGAGGGCACGGCCGCTCGTCTCGAGCAGGCGCTGACAGGCCTCGGCGCCTCCGACGTCCGACGCGTGGCAGGCACCGGCGTGCTGGCCCGGATCCCCGGCCGCGGGACCGGCACACCGGTCGTCGCCATCCGAGGCGATATCGACGCGCTGCCGATCCAGGAGGCGACCGGATTGCCCTTCTCCTCCGAGATCCTCGGCGTGATGCACGCCTGCGGCCACGACATCCATGCGACCTGGGCGGTGGGCGCCGCGTTGCTGCTTCGGAAGGCTCCGGCGCACGGGGACGTCCTGATCCTGCTGCAACCCGCCGAGGAGGCCGCCGAGGGAGCGGCGGCCGTGCTCGAGAGCGGCGCGCTCGATGGCGTGGCGGCGATCTTCGGTGCCCACGTGGACCGCAGATACGAGGTGGGTCAGGTCGTGGCTCAGGAGGGGCCGGTGGCCGCCTCCGCCGACTTCTTCACGATCGAGCTCAGCGGCGCGGGCGCTCACGGCGCCCGGCCCCACGAGGCGACCGATCCGATCGTGGGGGCGGCCACCCTGATCGGCGCGCTGCAGACCCTGGTCTCCCGCCGGCTCGATCCGGCCGTGCCCGGCGTCGTGACCGTGGCCACGATCCACGCCGGCACCGCCGACAACATCATTCCCGACCGCGCCGTGCTCACCGGCACCGTGCGCGCGGTGGACGCCGCATCGCGCGCGCTGCTGCTGGAGGAGCTGCGCCACGTCGCCGAGCGGGTGGCCGAGGCGCACCATCTCGGGGCGAGGGTCAGCTTCGACCAGGGCACGCCTCCCATCGTAAACCTTGCTCAACCGACCGGCTGGGCCCGCGAGGCCGTGCGCTCCGTCCTGGGGCCCGGGGCCGACGTGCCGCTGGCGGGCACCAACATGGGTGGCGAGGACTTCGCCTTCTACCTGGAGCGCATGCCGGGTTGTTTCCTGCGGATCGGCGCGCGCGAGCCCGGTGGGGCCTGGCTGCCGGCGCACTCGTCCGGCTTCTACGCCGCCGAGGAAAGCGCGCTGGTCGGGGCCGCCGTCCTGGCCGAGACGGCGCGACGCGCCGCGGCGGCCCTGGCTACTTGACTGACTGGCGCCAGCAGCCGCCGTGCAGCACCCGGCCCGCTTTGGCCCCGGTGTAGGCGCCGTTCTCCACCGCGAGCACACCGTTCACCACCACGTAATCGATGCCGGTGGGTGCCGCGGTCGGGTGCTCCCAGGTCGCCGCGTCCTTGATGCGGTCGTAGTCGAACACGGTGAGATCGGCCCGCAATCCCTCCCGGATGACACCCCGGTCGCTGAGACCCATGCGCGCGGCAGGCCAGGACGTCATCTTCCGCACCGCCTGCTCCAGGGTCAGGAGATGTCGCTTCTTCACGTATTCGGCGATCACTCGCGGAAAGGTGCCGTAGGCCCGCGGGTGGGGCAGGCCCAGCGCATCCACCTCGCCGAACTTCACCGCGGCGGCCGCATCGCTCCCGATGCTGGTCCACGGCTGGCTGAGGGCGGTCTCGATGTCTCTCTCGTCCATGAAGAAGAACAGCGCCATCGCCCGGTTGGGCAGCGCATCCAGCACGATGTCCCAGGCGACGTCCGCCGGGTCCCGGCCCTGCGCTCGCGCGATCTCGGCGATGCTGTGGGAGCGATCCGCCTCGTACTTGGGATTGTAGGCGTTCGCGAGCACGACATGATCCCAGCCACCGGAGGCCTGCACCAGGTTGGACCAGCCCGGGAGCGAGCCCGCCGCGACCTCGCGTTTGAGGCGCTGCCGCACCGTCGAATCCCTGAGCCGCTGATAGCCCCGCTCCTCGCCGTCGGCGAACACCCAGTTGGGTACCGTGATGCTGAGCCCGGTCCCGCCGGCCTCGTAGGGATACATGTCCGCCGCCACGTCCACCCCACGGGCGCGGGCCGCCTCCACCTCGGCGATCGCCTGCGGCATCAAGCGTCCCCACCCAGGGGCATACGCGGCCTTGAGGTGGAAGATCTCCACCTTCACCCCCGCCTTCTCCCCGATCTCCACCGCCTCCCGGATGGCGGAGACCAGGTTCTCGCTCTCGTCCCTCATGTGGGTGGCGTAGAACCCGTTACACCTGGCGCCCAGCTTGGCCAGCTCGATCAGGTCCGCGGTGCTCTGAAAGCTCTCCGGCGGATAGATCAGTGCGCTGGAGACTCCGAAGGCTCCCTGCTCCAGGGCGAGTGAGACGTCGGCCTTCATCTTGGCCATCTGCGCGGGTGTCGGCGCGCCGGCGGCGTCGCCCATCGCATCGATCCGCGACTGGGCGGCGCTGTAGTAGGTCCCGAAGTTGACGGCGATGCCCTGCTGCTCCAGCCGGGCGAAGTAGCTCCCGACCTGGGCGGCGGGCACCGGTGTGCCACCCTCGCCACCGATGAGGCTGGTGACGCCCATCCGCAGCTTGTTCTCCGCGGAGCCGCTCTCCAGCAGCACCTCGCCGGACTGGTCCATCATGTCGATCCAGCCGGGCGAGACGTAGCGGCCGGCCGCGTCGATCTCCTTGCGGCCCCGCTCGCGCACCACGCCGACTTTGGCGATGAACCCGCCCGTGACCGCCAGGTCCGCCCGGACCCAGGGATTGCCTCCGCCGTCGAGCACCCGCCCGTTGCGGATGACGAGGTCGTAGGCCGGCACCGGCGCCACACCGTTGATGGCGGCGTGACCGGCGCAGGCCCCCAGCGCCGCGATGGCGGCGTATCGCGCGGCCCGGGTCAGTGCCCGAAGCTCCATCGCTCAGAAATGCGCGCTAAAGGCAATGAACTTGTAGATCAGGGCCACCCCGAGGACCGTGACCAGGGAGATGGCCAGCACCACACTCCAGAGCCGGGCGGGCCAGCGTCTCCTGCCTGCCCAGACCACGCGGCAATGCCACAGCGCGATCGCCGCGGCGCCGACGAAGACAACCAGGCTCGCCAGGTGCAGCAGCCAGACCCAGGGGTCGAGCCGGTCGGTCACCGCCGGGTTGCGCGAGTTGAGGACGGAGAACAGGCCGAACCAGCCGAGCAGCGTGAGCAGGGTCGCCGCGACGGCCAGTCGGATCCATCGGTAGGCGGAGGCCTGTACACCCTCCAGCGGAAAGGCCGTGCGGTAATGCCGGCGCACCAGGGCCGTGGTGGGCCAGAGCAGCAGCGTCAGCAGCAATGCCGCCAGTGAGACCTCGAGCAGTGGCAGCAGCCAGACGGACGACCTCCACCAGGGCGAGGGCAGGAACATCATGAAGGGCGAGATCTCGTCTCCGCTCAGCATCGCCACCTTGCCGCCTTCCACCTTGGCCGCCAGCCAGTTCTTGCCATCCACCTCGCGCCAGATGAAGGGCGACACCTCCCGCCACTTCTTCGGCTGGCCGTTGAGGCCGTCCAGTCCCGCGAGGCTGATGGTGCTGTCGTCATTGGTCGTGACCTTCGCGTCCCCGATGAGGCCCAGGATGCTGAGGAAGCTGGACTGCGCCCGGCGGGAGTTGTCGTAGTGGCCGGCAATCAATTTGGCGTGCTCCGCCGCGGTCTTGGGATCGACCCGTCCATCCTCGGTCTCGCCCGGCAGATAGCGGTCGGCGAACTGCTCGAAGAGCGTGCTCCGGATGGGGCCCGCCGCCCCCTCCTTGCCAGGGCTGTTCATCGAGATGAAGATGCCGACCCCGTCGTCGATGAAGAGGTGCAGGTCGCTGTGGAACCAGTAGCTATCGCCCCCGTGGGCGATCGCCCGGCGGCCGTTGCGGTTGGTCTCGTAGAACCCCAGGAGCATGCGGTTCACCCGGGGCAGAATGGTGAGCGCCGTTCCGTGCATCAGCTTGGCCGTCTCCGGCTTGAGGATCTCCGCCGATCCGAGCCGCCCGTTCTGCAGGTGGGCGATCATGAACAGCCCCATGTCATGGCCCGCGGCGGCGAGGCTGCCCGCCGGCGCGGGGATCACCACTTCGTACGGCTTCGCGTCTCCCGAGGCGACCTGGTAGCCCCGCGACATGTCGGCCTTGAGATTGTTGGGGAGCGGCTGCCGGAAGGTCGCATGCTCCATCTTCAGCGGGCCGAAGATGTGGCGCTCGATGTACTCCTCGAACCGCTCGCCCGAGACCCGCTGGATCACATACCCCATGAGGGCGGTCGCGTAGTTGGAGTACGCCGGGACCTGGCCCGGTGGGAAGATCCGGTGCGGCGTCCAGTCCTTGAGGAAGGCTTCCAGCGATTCGAACCCCACCGAGTCGGACACGATCACGTTCTTCTCGACCTCCTCGAAGCCCGGCGTGTGGGTCATGATGTTGCGCAGGGTGATCGGTTTGCCGAACGCGGGAGGAATCTTGAAATCGAGGTACTCGTTCACGTCGTGGTCGAGGTTCAGCTTCCCCTGTTCCACCAGCTGCATCGCCGCGGTCCAGGTGAACAGCTTCGAGATCGAGCCCGGCCGGAAGAGGGTGCGCTGCGGGTCCACCTCCCGGTGCTTGGCGACGTCGGCGTAGCCGTAGCCCTTCTCCAGCAGGATCGCGCCGTCCTTGACCACCACCACGACCGCGCCGGCGATGTCCCCCCGCTGCAGGGCATACGGCAGGTAGCCGTCGAGCCACGCCTCCACGTCCGCCCGGGTGAGCTGGGGGGCGACGGGCACCGGAGCGCCCACTGGCGCCTCCCGCTCGATCGATGGCGCCGGGGGCCGGGCGGTGGGTTTCTGAGCCGAGGCCTCACGGCTCACGACGACCAGGAGCGCCGCCATGCTAGCCGCCCGGATCACGGTATACACTTGAGAGCACGTCCGGCAGAATCCACTGACCAGTCGAGTTGGCAGCATGAGTTCACCTGTCAGGAGAGGGGAAGGGTGGCTCGGCCCCCTGGCGCTGTTCATGGTCCGCTCCGAGCGTCCTGCTCGACCAGCCAGTCCAGGGCTTCCTCGACCGTGTCGAACAAGCCGAACCCTCGGCTTGACGCGCGCTCGATCCCTTTGAGAAAGACTGCCCGTTGCAGCGGGCTCAGGCCGACGAGCGCACTCGCTTTGATGTACGGCCGATTGGCGACGGCCAATCTGCTGATCGCATCGAACACCTCATCGGAGAACCGCGAGCCGGTGAACACGGCACACGCGAGCACCGATGCTGGCTGGTGCTGCGGCATGAGCTGAAGCTCGGCCTCGACCAGCGCGTGCCAGTCCTCCCACCGGATGAGCCGGGAATAGTCGGTGAACAGGATGCGGCATCCGCGATGGGTGATGGTTCTGAGCCGGTCCGACACGATGTCTCCGAAGCTCATCAATAGTTCACATCGAAGGCAATGAGCTTGAACACCAGCGCGGTGTAGAGCACCGTCGTGCAGGCCAGCGCGAGCACCACGCTCCACGCCTTGGCCGGCCACCGCCGCGGGCCCGTCCACACCACGCGAGCATGCCACAAGGCCACCGCGCACCCGCCGACGAACACCACCAGGCTCATCAACTGCAGCAGCCAGAGCCAGGGATCCTGCCGGGAACTGAGCTCGGAATTTCCGGAGAAGAACATGGTAAGGGTCGTGATCCATGCTCCCAGGACGATCAGGACCGCAAGCACGGCGAGACGTACCCGTCGGCGCACCGCCGCCTGGGTCCCCGTCAGGGCAGGCGCCGCCCGGTAATGTCGGCGTACCAGAGCCTCGACCGGCCACAGGATCAAGGTGAGGAGCAGCGCCACCACCGCTGCTTCCAATGCCGGCGTGAGCCAGCCCGAGGATCGCCACCACGGCGTGGGGAGGAACATCATGTAGGGCGAGACCTCATCGCCAGTGAACTTGACCACCTTTCCGTTCTCGACCTTAGCCCCCAGCAGGCCTTTCCCACCCAACTCCCTCCAGGCGAAGGGCGACATCTCACGCCAACGCTTGGGCTCGCCGTTGAGGCCTTGCAGCAGGTTCACGCCAATCGTGGTATCGGGGTTGACGGTGACCCTGACGGGGCCTAGAAGATTGGCCAGGCTGAAGAAATTTGACGCCGACCCGCGCGAATTGTCGTACAGGCCGGCCATGAGTCGGGCGTGCGCCGCGGCGGCCGGCCGGCCGACCTCTCCCGCGGCCGTCGGACCGGGAAGATAGCGGTCGGCAAACTGCTCGAGGAACGCGGTGCGGATCGCGCCGCTGGCGCCATCCTTTCCCAGGCTGTTCAGCGAGATGAAGAGCCCGATCCCATCATCGACGAAGAGATTCAGGTCGGAGTGGAAGGGATACGTGTCGCCGGCGTGAGCGATGGCGCGGTGACCGTTGATGCTGGACTCATAGAAGCCGAGCAGCATGCGGTGAACTGCGGGGACGATGGTGAGCGGGGTGCTGTGCATGCGCCTCGCCGTCTCCGGTCGGAGGATCTGCGCCTCACCGTAGCGGCCGTTCTGCAGGTGGGCGATCATGAATCGGCTCATATCTTCGCCCGTGGTGGACAGGCCCCCGGCTGGGGTCGGTCGGACCATCTCGAACGGCGTCGGCTCGCCCGACGCCAGGTCGTATCCCTTGGCCATGTCCGGCTTGAGGGTGCCCGGCAGCGGCTGGCGGAACGTCGAGTGGGCCATCCCGAGGGGAACGAAGATGTGGCGCTCGATGTATTCCTCGAAGGGCTCTCCGGAGACCCGCTGCACGATGTATCCCGCCAGCGCGGTCGCGTAATTGGAATAGGCGGGAACCTGGCCCGGCGGGAAGACTCGCATGGGCACCCAGGCCTTGAGCCAGGCCTCCAACGACTCGAGCCGAGTCGAGTCATTGGAAGAAAGGTTCTTGCCCACGTCCTCGAAGCCTGGGGTATGGGTCATGGCGTTGCGCAGCGTGATCGGCTTGCCGAACGCCGGCGGGAGTTTGAAGTCGAGGTAGTCGTTCACGTCGCGGTCGAGGTCGAGCCTCCCCTGCTCGACGAGCTGCATCACCGCGGTCCAGGTAAACAGCTTCGCCACCGAGCCTGGCCGGAAGAGAGTACGCGCGGGGTCCACCCGCAGGCGCCGGGCCACGTCGGCGTAGCCGTAGCCTTTGGACAGGAGAATCCGTCCGTCCTTCACGACGACCACCACCGCCCCAGCGACGTCGCCCTGCTGCAGGGCATAGGGCAGGAACCCGTCGAGCCAGGCCTCCAGATCGGTTCGATCGAGCCGGGCGCCGCCGGTGGTCGGAGGGTGGGCAGGGCTCGGCAGCTCGGCCGAGGCGGGCGTGAGCCCGAGATCTGGCCGCTGTGCTCCCGCGGTCTCCGACCAGAACGTGATGGCCACCCCGGTGGTGACCGCTCGGAGTATAGTATACATTTGCGGATACAGTCTTTCGACGCTGCCGCTCCCTTCCGTGAGGTCTCATGGATTCACCCGCTGGTTGGTTCGGAGGGTTGCTCGCCGCCGTCATGCTCGGCGGTTCGAGTCCGGGGCCGCTGGTGGCCCAAGGGTCGCTGCCGGACAGCGTCGCCCGCAAGGTCGATGCGGTCTTCGCCCGGTTCGACCGGCCGAACTCCCCGGGATGCGCGCTGGGGATCTACCGCGACGATCAGCTGGTCTACGCCCGGGGCTACGGCAGCGCCAATCTCGAGCTCGGCGTCCCCATCACCCCGGCGACGGTCTTCGACATCGGCTCCACCTCGAAGCAGTTCACCGCGATGAGCATCCTGCTGCTGGCCCGGGACGGGAAGCTCGCCCTGGACGACGACGTGCGGCGCTACCTGCCGGAGCTGCCGGCGAATCGCACGCCGGTGACGATCCGGCAGCTGCTGCATCACACCAGCGGGACGCGGGATTACCTGACGCTCATGGAGCTGGCCGGCGAGCGATTCGAGAACGTCTCGACCGACGCCGATGCGCTCGAGCTGCTGGCCCGGCAGCGAGCCCTCGATTTCCCGCCGGGCAGCGAGTGGGAGTACAGCAACTCGGGATTCTTCCTGCTGTCGATCATCGTGAAGCGGGTCACCGGACAGTCGCTCCGCCAGTTCGCCCAGGCCACCATCTTCGACCCGCTGGGCATGACCCACACCCACTTTCACGACGACCACCAGATGATCATCCCCAACCGGGCCACCGGCTACGATCCGCCGGACAGCACCGGCGGCTTCCGGATCGACATGTCCAACTTCGAGCAGACCGGGGACGGCGCGGTGAACACCACAGTGCAGGACCTGCTGCTCTGGGACCGGAACTTTTATTCCGGCAAGGTCGGCGGCGCCCACGTCCTGGCGGAGATGGTGAAGCCGGGGGTGTTGAACGACGGCACCGTGCTGGACTATGCCTCCGGGCTCTTCATCGATCACTACCGGGGACTGCCCACCGTGGCGCACGGCGGGTCCTGGGCCGGCTACCGGGCGGAGCTGCTCCGCTTCCCCTCGGAGCACGTCTCCATGGCCTGTCTCTGCAACCTCGCCCGGTCGAACCCGTCGGGGCTGGCGCTCAAAGTGGCCGACGTCTACCTGGCGGGCAGGCTGGCGGAGCCTCCGCGGACTCCGGGTGCTCCGCCGGTCTCGGCCGACACCGTGCGGGCGCTCGCGGGGACCTACCGGGACGCGGGGAACGGCGGCATCGCACACATCGCCGTCGAGAACGACACCCTTCGACTCCGATACTCCGGCTACTCGGTCGACCTTCGACCGGTGGCGCCGGGCGAATTCGAGCTGGTCGACGCCGAGGCGCGGCTGCGCTTCATCCCGGCATCCGGGGCGGCACCCCGGCAGATCCGGATCACCGGATCGGGACTGGGGAACCGGGTGTTGCGCGCGATCGAGCCCTCGGCCCCGTTGCGTGCCGCTCTGGCGGCGCTCGCGGGGGACTACTGGAGCCCCGAGCTCGGGGCCGGCTATCGGATCGCGCTGGCGTCTGATTCGCTCGTCCTCCATGCCAGGAACCTTCCGGAGAGCGCCCTCGGCCCCACCGTGCGTGACGAGTTCGAGGACGCAGCAGCGGGGTTCACCCTCCACTTCACCCGCGATCGCGCCCGGCGGGTGACCGGCTTTACCCTCGCGGCCGGCCGGACCCAGGGCCTTTGGTTCGAGCGGCGCCGGGCTACCAGCTCCCCCGCTCTCCCGCCCGGTCGATGACCCGCTCCAGCCGCTCGGCCGCATTGCGCCAGTTGGTCTGCACCGCGCGCTGCGCGGCGTCCGCGTTTCCCCGCTCGATCGCGCCGGCGATGGCCTCGTGCTCGGCCACCGAGGTCGCCAGGTCGCTCACCAGCAGGCTCACGTAGAGCCGCTCGTAGCGTTCCGCCTGGGGCTTGATGGTCCGGTGCAGGATGAGCAGCCGCCGGCCCGCTCCGGCCTCGACGTAGGTCCGATGGAAGGTGCTGTCGAGGTCGTGCAGCCGGTTGAAGTCCGGGCGCCGGACGGCGGCCTCGCGCCGGAAGTCGGCATTGATGGCACGCAGGGTCCGCGACAGCGCCCGGCGCTCGCCCACCGGCAGGCCGGCGGCCCACCGGCCGCTCAGTCCCTCGATCTCCGCGACGATGTGGAACAGCTCGCGGGCATCGTCACTGGTGAGCGGCGAGACGGTGGGGCGAGCCAGCCGGCCGCCGGACGGATCCACGATGTAGCCCTCCTGCTGCAACCGCTGGAGCGCTCCCCGCACCGGGGTCCGGCTCACCCCCAGGCGACCGGCCACGTCGCTCTCGACGATGCGGCTGCCCGGGGCCAGGTGGCCGTGGACGATCAGGTCGCGCAGCTGCTCGTAGACCACCAGCGGCCGCTCCCCCCGGACCATCGTCGAGCGGGCGGGCCCAGGCGTTCGGGGTGCGGCCGCGGGGCCTTTCATGCGCGTCTCCGGGACGGGGGCGAGGTGGGCGACGCCGGGGTGGCGTGGTCGGGCAACGATAGCACGCCCGGCGACCGGCTGTCGAGTCGGGCCCGCCGCACCGCCGCGGCCGGGGCGCGTCTTGCGCATTTGCGTTTCGGTACCCATTGTTGTATCTGAAACTGTATACACTGCGTCTCGGCAACATAGCAATTGCAGGGAACCCCACGCAAGGTCGCCGAGCCGCCCCCTTCCCGCCCCCGGAGGCAGAGCATGCTGAACCTCGTCCTGGCCGCGCTCGTGCTGGGCCCGGCCGCCGTCGCCCCGGCCCAGGACTCGGTGGTGGCGGGCGTGGTCGTCGGTGCGAACGGCGCCACCCCGCTGGAAGGCGCCCGGGTCACCATCGACGGTACTCCGCTGGTGCAGACCACCGACGCCAAAGGGCAGTTCCGCTTCGCCGATGTCTCCGGCGGCGAGGTCACCCTTCGGGTGGTCCTCATCGGCTACCAGCCGGCGGCCGCGGTGGCGCGGGTGGGGCAGACCGACCTGCGGGTCCTGCTCCGCGAGAGCACCGTCCAGCTCAACGAGATCGTGGTGACCGGCCAGCCGGGAGCCACGGAGCGGCGGGCGGTGGGCAACTCCATCGCCACCATCGACGCACCCGCGGCGCTGGAGCTCTCCGGCGCGGGGGACGCCGGCAAGCTCATCAACGGCCGGGCCGCCGGCGTCACCATCCTGCCGAACTCGGGCCGGGTGGGCGCCGGTCCCAGCGTGACCGTGCGCGGACTGGGGTCGCTGTCGCTCAACACCCAGCCGCTGATCTACATCGACGGGGTGCGGGTCAACAACGACGTCCTGAGCGGCCCCCAGTCGGCGGGCGGACTGGTGATCTCCCGGCTCAACGACATCGCGCCCGAGGACATCCAGAGCATCGAGATCATCAAGGGCCCGGCCGCCGGGACGATCTACGGCACCGAGGCATCCAACGGGGTCATTCAGATCATCACCAAGAAGGGCCGCGCCGGGGGCAAGCCCCAGATCGGCCTCACCGTGCGGCAAGGCACGAACTGGTTCCAGAACCCCCAGGGCCGGATCCCCAGCAACTTCGGGCTCGACGCGAATGGTGCCGTCGTGTCCCAGAACCTGGTGCAGCAGGAGAGCGACCGGGGCACCCCGATCTGGAAGAACGGCTACAACCAGGGCTACAACCTGTCGGCCACCGGCGGCTCCGACGCGGTGCAGTACTACGTCTCCGGCAGCTACGACGATGACAAGGGCATCGATCCGACCAACCGGTCGCGCCGATTCGCCGGGCACGCCAACGTCTCGTTCCCGATTAACGATCGCCTCGACATCGGGACCAGCCTCAACTATGTCAGGGGGAAGTTCCATCTGGGAACCGACTACCAGGACGGCCCGTTCCTCAACACGCTGTACGGTCTTCCCATCCTGGCAAGCACGCCCACCCGCGGATTCCTGCAGGCCCCTCCCGAGGCCTACTACTCCGGCGTGTTCGACAACACGCAGGATCTCTCCCGCTTTACCGGCAGCGTGACGGTGAACCATCGTCCGGCAGGGTGGTTCAGCCACCGGCTGACCTTGGGAGTGGACCAGACCGGAGAGGACAACCAGGCCCTGACCACGTTCATGCCGCCGGCGGTGGCGCAATTCTTCGACCCGGTGAGCGCGCGCGGGCAGCTCCTGCTGAATCGCCAGGACGTCGCCTTCTACACCGCGGATTACAGCGCGACCGCCCATTTCAACCTGTCACCCAAGATCAGCTCGTCGAGCTCCATCGGCGGGCAGTACTACCAGCGGCGAGTCGACTCGGTGGGCGTGACCGGGCTCCAATTCCCAGCACCAGGGCTTCGCACCGGGAGCTCCACCGCGACCACCACCGGCAGCCAGGACTTCGTCACCAACAAGACCATCGGCCTCTTCGGCCAACAGCAGTTCGGGCTCAACGATCGGATCTTCCTCACCGGCGCCGTCCGAATCGACAACAACAGCGCCTTCGGCGACAACTTCGACCTGGCAACCTATCCCAAGGTCAGCGGGACCTGGGTGGTGAGCGAGGAGCCGTTCTGGCACCTCGGCTTCATCAACGCCCTCAAGCTGCGGGCGGCCTACGGTGCCTCGGGCCAGCAGCCCCAGAGCTTCGCGGCGCTCAGGACGTACTCCCCGAGCACGGGCCCCAACGACGACCCGACCGTGACGCCGCAGTTCGTGGGCAATCCCGATCTCAAGCCGGAGCGGGGTCAGGAGGTCGAGCTGGGCTTCGAGGCGGGCCTGTTCAACCGGATCGGCATCGACTTCACCGTGTTCTCCAAGCAGACCAAGAATGCCATCCTGCTCCGGGGGACGCCCCCGTCCGGCGGATTCCCGGGGCAGCAGTTCGTCAACATCGGGGCGGTCAGCAACAAGGGGATCGAGCTGCAGGTGACCGCCCAACCGATCACCCGGTCCAACTTCAGCTGGGACGTGGCGGCGAGCGTCGCGACCGCGTCCAACTACATCAAGGATCTCGGCGGAATTCCCAGCATCAGCACCTTCCCCCCGCAGAGCGAGGTGGAGGGTTATCCCATCGCCTCCTACTTCATCAAGCGGGTCGTGAGCGCCGAGGCGGATGCCGACGGCACGCTCATCAGCGCCCTGTGTGACGGCGGCGCGGGGAAGGCACCGGTCGATTGCGCCGTCGCTCCACTGGTGTTTGCGGGTAGCCCCATTCCCAAAACCACCGGCGCCTTCACCACCACGCTCACCTTGTTCCGCAACTTGAGACTCTACGGCATGGTGGACTTCAAG
This window contains:
- a CDS encoding serine hydrolase domain-containing protein, yielding MDSPAGWFGGLLAAVMLGGSSPGPLVAQGSLPDSVARKVDAVFARFDRPNSPGCALGIYRDDQLVYARGYGSANLELGVPITPATVFDIGSTSKQFTAMSILLLARDGKLALDDDVRRYLPELPANRTPVTIRQLLHHTSGTRDYLTLMELAGERFENVSTDADALELLARQRALDFPPGSEWEYSNSGFFLLSIIVKRVTGQSLRQFAQATIFDPLGMTHTHFHDDHQMIIPNRATGYDPPDSTGGFRIDMSNFEQTGDGAVNTTVQDLLLWDRNFYSGKVGGAHVLAEMVKPGVLNDGTVLDYASGLFIDHYRGLPTVAHGGSWAGYRAELLRFPSEHVSMACLCNLARSNPSGLALKVADVYLAGRLAEPPRTPGAPPVSADTVRALAGTYRDAGNGGIAHIAVENDTLRLRYSGYSVDLRPVAPGEFELVDAEARLRFIPASGAAPRQIRITGSGLGNRVLRAIEPSAPLRAALAALAGDYWSPELGAGYRIALASDSLVLHARNLPESALGPTVRDEFEDAAAGFTLHFTRDRARRVTGFTLAAGRTQGLWFERRRATSSPALPPGR
- a CDS encoding GntR family transcriptional regulator, translating into MKGPAAAPRTPGPARSTMVRGERPLVVYEQLRDLIVHGHLAPGSRIVESDVAGRLGVSRTPVRGALQRLQQEGYIVDPSGGRLARPTVSPLTSDDARELFHIVAEIEGLSGRWAAGLPVGERRALSRTLRAINADFRREAAVRRPDFNRLHDLDSTFHRTYVEAGAGRRLLILHRTIKPQAERYERLYVSLLVSDLATSVAEHEAIAGAIERGNADAAQRAVQTNWRNAAERLERVIDRAGERGSW
- a CDS encoding SusC/RagA family TonB-linked outer membrane protein translates to MLNLVLAALVLGPAAVAPAQDSVVAGVVVGANGATPLEGARVTIDGTPLVQTTDAKGQFRFADVSGGEVTLRVVLIGYQPAAAVARVGQTDLRVLLRESTVQLNEIVVTGQPGATERRAVGNSIATIDAPAALELSGAGDAGKLINGRAAGVTILPNSGRVGAGPSVTVRGLGSLSLNTQPLIYIDGVRVNNDVLSGPQSAGGLVISRLNDIAPEDIQSIEIIKGPAAGTIYGTEASNGVIQIITKKGRAGGKPQIGLTVRQGTNWFQNPQGRIPSNFGLDANGAVVSQNLVQQESDRGTPIWKNGYNQGYNLSATGGSDAVQYYVSGSYDDDKGIDPTNRSRRFAGHANVSFPINDRLDIGTSLNYVRGKFHLGTDYQDGPFLNTLYGLPILASTPTRGFLQAPPEAYYSGVFDNTQDLSRFTGSVTVNHRPAGWFSHRLTLGVDQTGEDNQALTTFMPPAVAQFFDPVSARGQLLLNRQDVAFYTADYSATAHFNLSPKISSSSSIGGQYYQRRVDSVGVTGLQFPAPGLRTGSSTATTTGSQDFVTNKTIGLFGQQQFGLNDRIFLTGAVRIDNNSAFGDNFDLATYPKVSGTWVVSEEPFWHLGFINALKLRAAYGASGQQPQSFAALRTYSPSTGPNDDPTVTPQFVGNPDLKPERGQEVELGFEAGLFNRIGIDFTVFSKQTKNAILLRGTPPSGGFPGQQFVNIGAVSNKGIELQVTAQPITRSNFSWDVAASVATASNYIKDLGGIPSISTFPPQSEVEGYPIASYFIKRVVSAEADADGTLISALCDGGAGKAPVDCAVAPLVFAGSPIPKTTGAFTTTLTLFRNLRLYGMVDFKRGQRRLNTDHLIRCDLIVNCEEAVSPAGQDPKLLADIALGADLQTVNSFIEDASFFKLREISASYTLPDRWAGAFGAKRATITVSGRNLHTWTSYTGLDPESQSSQGGGSAALEFLDQAVTPTLAQFVTTISLNF